In Sphingomonas crocodyli, a genomic segment contains:
- a CDS encoding efflux RND transporter permease subunit, with the protein MSRFFIDRPVFAWVIALGILLAGIMALRALPIEQYPTVAPPSITVSVTYPGADAKTLETNVTQPIEQELNGVPGFLYMSSTSLSNGTASIQVTFKAGTDIDIAQVELQNRLRRVEQRLPEEVRRQGILVNKVSGSFLGIIALTSKSGNTTPLELGNVANTQVIDELRRLPGIADVRLFGSQYAMRIWLDPDKLASYKLSPSDALTAVQEQNSQTAGGQVGDQPLANKAELNATIITQNRFSSDEQFKDIILRANPDGSTIRLRDVARVELGAASYVTGNELNEKPMVGMGIEPTPDANSLETVKAINQRMKELEAGLPPDVQWSVPFNITPFINASIHEVVVTLIEAMILVFLVMYLFLQNWRATLIPTLVVPIALAGACLGLWVAGFSINVLSLFGMVLAIGILVDDAIVVIENVERIMAEEHLGPREATIKAMGQITGAIIGITLVLMAVFVPMAFFPGSTGGIYRQFSVTLIVSIAFSALLALSLTPALCAAMLKPHEEGKERSSRMFPVMDRFFNWFERFFGRTTKRYVGGVSRILAVPLRWLAVFLLLVGLTALLYMRVPGGFLPSEDQGYVVSIVQGPPGATIERTDEATRQLQQFFKAQPQVEKRVLIRGFSFFGQGQSAAMMFSSLHPWEDRKGVENSADTLVGKAMGALMQVKEAMIFTINPPPISQLGNASGFSFRLEDRAGLGQEALTQARNQLLGMAAQSPILAGVRPEGMEPAPQLHVDIDRVKARALGLSITDVNATLAITFGSGYANDFTYNGRVQQVLLMADAAYRMTPDDVLKLRVRNDKGEMVPFGAFTTAEWTSGPPQLQRYNGYPSATISGTPSAGHSTGEAMDEMEKLAGQLPRGFGYEWTGISYEERESAGQVPLLLTLSMLAVFLLLAALYESWAVPVAVLLVVPLGVLGAVMLTSLRGLSADVYFQVGLITIIGLSAKNAILIVEFAIEEEAAGKSVLDATLSAVRLRLRPIIMTSMAFILGMLPLFIATGAGAASRRAVGTGVMGGMVAATLLGIFFVPLFYLVIRRWISRKDPTSVAADPDGADPKPAGGEGSHHA; encoded by the coding sequence ATGTCCCGCTTCTTCATCGATCGCCCGGTCTTCGCCTGGGTGATCGCGCTCGGCATCCTGCTGGCGGGCATCATGGCCCTGCGCGCGCTGCCGATCGAACAATATCCGACGGTCGCGCCGCCCTCGATCACCGTGTCGGTCACCTATCCGGGCGCCGACGCAAAGACGCTGGAAACCAACGTCACCCAGCCGATCGAGCAGGAACTGAACGGCGTTCCCGGCTTCCTCTACATGTCGTCGACCAGCCTTTCGAACGGCACCGCGTCGATCCAGGTGACTTTCAAGGCGGGCACCGACATCGATATTGCGCAGGTCGAACTGCAAAACCGCCTGCGCCGCGTCGAACAGCGCCTGCCCGAAGAGGTCCGGCGTCAGGGCATTCTGGTCAACAAGGTGTCGGGCAGCTTCCTCGGCATCATCGCGCTGACATCCAAGAGCGGGAACACCACCCCGCTCGAACTCGGCAACGTCGCCAATACGCAGGTGATCGACGAGCTTCGCCGCCTGCCGGGCATCGCCGACGTGCGGCTGTTCGGGTCGCAATATGCGATGCGCATCTGGCTCGATCCCGACAAGCTGGCTTCCTACAAGCTGTCGCCGTCCGACGCGCTGACCGCGGTGCAGGAACAGAACAGCCAGACCGCGGGCGGCCAGGTGGGCGATCAGCCGCTCGCCAACAAGGCCGAGCTGAACGCGACGATCATCACGCAGAACCGCTTCTCCTCGGACGAGCAGTTCAAGGACATCATCCTGCGCGCCAATCCCGACGGATCGACGATCCGCCTGCGCGATGTCGCGCGGGTCGAATTGGGCGCGGCGAGCTACGTCACCGGCAACGAACTCAACGAAAAGCCGATGGTCGGCATGGGCATCGAGCCGACGCCCGACGCCAATTCGCTGGAGACGGTGAAGGCGATCAACCAGCGGATGAAGGAACTCGAGGCCGGGCTGCCGCCCGACGTCCAGTGGAGCGTGCCGTTCAACATCACGCCCTTCATCAACGCGTCGATCCACGAAGTCGTCGTCACCCTGATCGAGGCGATGATCCTCGTCTTCCTGGTGATGTACCTGTTCCTGCAGAACTGGCGCGCGACCCTCATTCCCACGCTGGTCGTGCCGATCGCGCTCGCCGGTGCCTGCCTCGGCCTGTGGGTCGCGGGTTTCTCGATCAACGTGCTCAGCCTGTTCGGCATGGTGTTGGCGATCGGCATCCTCGTCGACGATGCGATCGTGGTGATCGAGAATGTCGAGCGGATCATGGCCGAGGAGCATCTTGGCCCGCGTGAGGCGACGATCAAGGCGATGGGCCAGATCACCGGCGCGATCATCGGCATTACGCTGGTCCTGATGGCCGTGTTCGTCCCGATGGCATTCTTCCCCGGATCGACCGGCGGCATCTATCGCCAGTTTTCGGTGACGTTGATCGTCTCGATTGCCTTCTCGGCGCTGCTCGCGCTGTCGCTGACGCCCGCTCTGTGCGCGGCGATGCTCAAGCCGCATGAGGAGGGCAAGGAGCGCAGCAGCCGGATGTTCCCGGTGATGGACCGCTTCTTCAACTGGTTCGAACGCTTCTTCGGCCGCACCACGAAACGCTATGTCGGCGGCGTCAGCCGGATCCTGGCGGTGCCGCTGCGCTGGCTCGCGGTCTTCCTGCTGCTCGTCGGCCTGACCGCGCTGCTCTACATGCGCGTCCCCGGCGGCTTCCTGCCGTCCGAGGATCAGGGCTATGTCGTGTCGATCGTGCAGGGTCCGCCCGGCGCCACGATCGAGCGAACCGATGAAGCGACGCGCCAGCTCCAGCAATTCTTCAAGGCGCAGCCGCAGGTCGAAAAGCGTGTGTTGATCCGCGGCTTCAGCTTCTTCGGGCAGGGGCAGAGCGCGGCGATGATGTTCAGCTCGCTCCACCCGTGGGAGGATCGCAAGGGCGTCGAAAACAGCGCCGATACGCTGGTCGGCAAGGCGATGGGCGCGCTGATGCAGGTCAAGGAGGCGATGATCTTCACGATCAATCCGCCCCCGATCTCGCAGTTGGGCAATGCCTCGGGCTTCAGCTTCCGGCTCGAAGATCGCGCCGGTCTGGGGCAGGAGGCGCTGACGCAGGCGCGCAACCAGTTGCTCGGCATGGCTGCGCAAAGCCCGATTCTTGCCGGCGTCCGTCCGGAAGGCATGGAGCCCGCGCCGCAGTTGCACGTCGATATCGATCGTGTGAAGGCGCGCGCGCTGGGCCTTTCGATCACCGATGTCAACGCCACGCTCGCGATCACCTTCGGTTCGGGCTACGCGAACGACTTCACCTATAATGGTCGCGTGCAGCAGGTGCTGCTGATGGCCGACGCCGCCTATCGCATGACGCCGGACGATGTGCTCAAGCTCCGCGTCCGCAACGACAAGGGCGAAATGGTGCCATTCGGCGCCTTCACCACGGCCGAATGGACATCCGGTCCGCCGCAGCTTCAGCGTTATAACGGCTATCCGTCGGCCACCATCTCGGGCACGCCGTCGGCCGGTCATTCGACCGGTGAGGCGATGGACGAGATGGAGAAGCTGGCGGGGCAGTTGCCGCGCGGCTTCGGCTACGAATGGACCGGCATTTCCTATGAGGAGCGGGAGTCTGCGGGGCAGGTGCCGTTGCTGCTGACCCTGTCGATGCTCGCGGTCTTCCTGCTGCTCGCGGCGCTCTACGAAAGCTGGGCGGTGCCGGTCGCGGTTTTGCTGGTCGTGCCGCTGGGCGTGCTGGGCGCGGTGATGCTCACCTCGTTGCGTGGCCTCTCGGCTGACGTCTATTTCCAGGTCGGCCTGATCACGATCATCGGCCTTTCCGCCAAGAATGCGATCCTCATCGTCGAGTTCGCGATCGAGGAGGAGGCGGCGGGCAAGTCGGTGCTCGATGCGACCTTGTCGGCGGTGCGCCTGCGCTTGCGCCCGATCATCATGACCAGCATGGCCTTCATCCTGGGCATGCTGCCTCTGTTCATTGCGACGGGGGCTGGCGCCGCCAGCCGCCGCGCGGTCGGCACCGGCGTGATGGGCGGGATGGTCGCCGCGACCCTGCTCGGCATCTTCTTCGTGCCGCTTTTCTATCTCGTGATCCGCCGCTGGATCAGCCGCAAGGATCCCACCTCGGTTGCCGCCGATCCCGATGGTGCCGATCCGAAGCCGGCAGGCGGGGAGGGCTCGCACCATGCGTAA